In Spinacia oleracea cultivar Varoflay chromosome 5, BTI_SOV_V1, whole genome shotgun sequence, a single window of DNA contains:
- the LOC110781433 gene encoding uncharacterized protein, producing MEKIAKIDPKVVDYLSQVPKQWSRHKFEPQVVCDHNTTNFVESFNACTKPFRDMPVYTLMEEAGSWCMKKIGSRFGKAIEMGPNQLTEYAAGVLEERSQQSRFCSVTADVGGEYEVKEGAVKYPIRLDARTCGCGVWQISGIPCRHGLRVIYHQRLEATDFVSHYFKGQAYKLTYSEHMHPMPDPTQWPSFDLPIILPPPMKRALGRPPKLRKRASIFFNFSFLCATFVVSHWKWLLNASPAPLEVVT from the exons ATGGAGAAGATTGCCAAAATTGATCCAAAGGTTGTTGATTATCTGTCCCAAGTGCCAAAGCAGTGGTCAAGGCACAAGTTTGAACCACAAGTGGTTTGTGATCACAACACCACCAATTTTGTTGAATCTTTCAACGCTTGTACCAAGCCTTTTAGAGACATGCCAGTGTACACTCTGATGGAAG AGGCTGGGAGTTGGTGTATGAAGAAGATTGGGTCTAGATTTGGCAAGGCTATAGAAATGGGACCAAACCAATTGACTGAATATGCTGCTGGGGTATTAGAAGAGAGGAGTCAACAGTCTAGGTTTTGTTCTGTAACAGCTGATGTGGGAGGGGAATATGAAGTGAAAGAGGGGGCTGTCAAATACCCTATTAGGTTAGATGCAAGGACTTGTGGTTGTGGAGTATGGCAAATATCTGGCATACCTTGCAGACATGGCCTTAGGGTTATTTACCACCAAAGACTTGAAGCTACTGATTTTGTGTCTCACTACTTCAAAGGGCAAGCATACAAGTTAACTTACTCAGAGCACATGCACCCCATGCCTGACCCAACCCAATGGCCTTCTTTTGACCTTCCTATTATCCTCCCACCACCCATGAAGAGAGCATTAGGTAGACCCCCTAAACTGAGAAAAAGAG CTTctattttcttcaatttctccttccttTGTGCTACCTTTGTTGTTTCTCATTGGAAGTGGTTGCTCAATGCTTCCCCTGCACCACTTGAAGTTGTCACATAA